The following are encoded in a window of Brevinema andersonii genomic DNA:
- a CDS encoding acyltransferase, giving the protein MKIGVHTNIADTASIKNSDSEIGSYCDIMHGSLISPKLMMGDFCLIDRYCVIAGSNYTFTMEDFSGLAAGVQIWCQSNDYVNALISHNAEIVGDIYMEKYTGIGANSVVMPNNRILEGTVIGANSFVPENFRFEPWSVYAGNPIRKIKNRNKNSVLEQAEGIKTK; this is encoded by the coding sequence ATGAAAATAGGAGTTCATACAAATATTGCAGATACTGCGAGTATTAAAAATAGTGATTCTGAAATAGGATCATATTGTGATATTATGCATGGATCATTAATTTCACCTAAATTAATGATGGGTGATTTTTGTCTTATTGACCGTTACTGCGTTATTGCAGGTTCAAATTATACATTTACTATGGAAGATTTCTCTGGATTAGCTGCAGGAGTTCAAATTTGGTGCCAATCCAATGATTATGTAAATGCACTTATTTCTCACAATGCTGAAATTGTTGGTGATATTTATATGGAAAAATATACTGGAATAGGTGCCAATTCCGTAGTGATGCCAAATAATAGAATTTTAGAAGGAACTGTCATCGGCGCTAATTCTTTTGTACCAGAAAATTTTCGATTTGAACCGTGGTCTGTTTATGCGGGTAATCCTATTCGTAAAATAAAAAATAGAAATAAAAATTCTGTCCTTGAACAAGCTGAAGGAATTAAAACAAAATAG
- the lptC gene encoding LPS export ABC transporter periplasmic protein LptC, producing MFNKILLFLTLISINSCGVKLGRNDREKRNLPSVIMQDFVYAFTEDSGYREWEVKSAQAKIFEDNNTVYLYNLTMTFFSESNQIQSVLIANKGIVNQNSRNLQAEGEVYILSSNQSQLITEKVYWDQGRKLFFSETNKLVTFIRPTQKILGYNMVTDSELNNIELDNSIGQVEVGDRNENNTLSNNIEMEMEFFEQGFTD from the coding sequence ATGTTTAATAAAATATTGCTCTTTTTGACACTGATAAGTATCAATTCATGCGGTGTTAAATTGGGTAGAAATGATAGAGAAAAAAGGAATTTGCCATCAGTTATCATGCAAGATTTTGTGTATGCATTTACGGAAGACTCCGGCTATCGCGAATGGGAAGTAAAATCAGCACAAGCAAAAATTTTTGAAGATAATAATACAGTTTATTTATACAATCTGACAATGACATTTTTTTCAGAAAGTAATCAAATACAATCTGTATTGATTGCAAACAAAGGAATCGTTAATCAAAATTCCCGCAATCTGCAGGCAGAAGGAGAAGTATATATATTGTCGTCCAACCAAAGCCAACTCATAACAGAAAAAGTGTATTGGGATCAAGGACGTAAATTATTTTTCTCTGAAACAAATAAATTAGTAACTTTTATACGGCCGACACAAAAAATTCTTGGCTATAATATGGTAACTGATTCAGAATTAAATAATATTGAATTAGATAATTCTATAGGGCAGGTTGAAGTAGGTGATCGTAATGAAAATAATACTTTATCCAATAATATCGAAATGGAAATGGAATTTTTTGAACAGGGATTTACAGATTAA